In Geotrypetes seraphini chromosome 4, aGeoSer1.1, whole genome shotgun sequence, a single window of DNA contains:
- the LOC117358733 gene encoding ICOS ligand-like isoform X2 yields MKNPRAQTWSPTLILTVLQIIGTGLASNFQIKANIGENVTLPCVFPAVQGLPLTDIRVFWQTSSDDVLMYLDSGIVKRIHKTNRYSNRTHFFGEYLSRGNFSLLLARVVARDEEEVIHCYIQVKDNTGFSMRYSSGVQLEVSGCFSQPLLEGPGNNSYTCKDSINFTCTSMGEYPKPQVEWVVNHEKHHGHPSETLDHDLNTKLFNISSILTITASAVETVQCVIRNTRNQKMRYSVQLSFPNCIM; encoded by the exons AGCACAAACCTGGAGCCCCACATTAATTCTGACGGTGTTGCAGATAATTGGCACAG GTCTGGCCTCTAATTTCCAGATAAAAGCCAATATTGGAGAAAACGTCACCTTGCCATGtgtgttccctgcagtgcaaggtCTTCCACTGACTGACATACGGGTATTTTGGCAGACATCCTCAGATGATGTACTTATGTATCTGGACTCTGGCATAGTAAAACGCATCCATAAAACCAACAGATATAGTAATCGAACGCACTTTTTTGGAGAGTACCTATCGAGAGGGAATTTTTCTctactgctggctagggtggttgCTAGGGATGAGGAGGAGGTCATTCACTGCTACATTCAAGTAAAAGATAACACTGGATTTTCTATGAGGTATTCTTCAGGTGTTCAGCTTGAAGTTTCTG GGTGCTTTTCACAGCCCTTGCTGGAAGGACCAGGAAACAATTCGTACACATGCAAAGACAGCATCAATTTTACTTGTACATCCATGGGTGAATATCCAAAGCCACAAGTAGAATGGGTCGTAAACCACGAAAAACACCATGGCCATCCCAGTGAGACCCTGGACCATGATCTCAATACTAAGCTCTTTAATATCAGCAGCATCCTGACCATCACTGCCTCTGCTGTCGAGACTGTTCAGTGCGTCATAAGAAATACTCGGAACCAGAAAATGAGATATTCAGTGCAACTCAGTTTCCCAAACT gCATCATGTGA
- the LOC117358733 gene encoding ICOS ligand-like isoform X1 gives MKNPRAQTWSPTLILTVLQIIGTGLASNFQIKANIGENVTLPCVFPAVQGLPLTDIRVFWQTSSDDVLMYLDSGIVKRIHKTNRYSNRTHFFGEYLSRGNFSLLLARVVARDEEEVIHCYIQVKDNTGFSMRYSSGVQLEVSGCFSQPLLEGPGNNSYTCKDSINFTCTSMGEYPKPQVEWVVNHEKHHGHPSETLDHDLNTKLFNISSILTITASAVETVQCVIRNTRNQKMRYSVQLSFPNCTYSTTDKEKPALWIIAWGVLGLALLMAVSGIVIFVILKSRRTSSSDSANVPADRSTSDRSTELAPLTQK, from the exons AGCACAAACCTGGAGCCCCACATTAATTCTGACGGTGTTGCAGATAATTGGCACAG GTCTGGCCTCTAATTTCCAGATAAAAGCCAATATTGGAGAAAACGTCACCTTGCCATGtgtgttccctgcagtgcaaggtCTTCCACTGACTGACATACGGGTATTTTGGCAGACATCCTCAGATGATGTACTTATGTATCTGGACTCTGGCATAGTAAAACGCATCCATAAAACCAACAGATATAGTAATCGAACGCACTTTTTTGGAGAGTACCTATCGAGAGGGAATTTTTCTctactgctggctagggtggttgCTAGGGATGAGGAGGAGGTCATTCACTGCTACATTCAAGTAAAAGATAACACTGGATTTTCTATGAGGTATTCTTCAGGTGTTCAGCTTGAAGTTTCTG GGTGCTTTTCACAGCCCTTGCTGGAAGGACCAGGAAACAATTCGTACACATGCAAAGACAGCATCAATTTTACTTGTACATCCATGGGTGAATATCCAAAGCCACAAGTAGAATGGGTCGTAAACCACGAAAAACACCATGGCCATCCCAGTGAGACCCTGGACCATGATCTCAATACTAAGCTCTTTAATATCAGCAGCATCCTGACCATCACTGCCTCTGCTGTCGAGACTGTTCAGTGCGTCATAAGAAATACTCGGAACCAGAAAATGAGATATTCAGTGCAACTCAGTTTCCCAAACT GCACTTACAGCACGACAGATAAAGAGAAACCAGCCCTCTGGATAATAGCTTGGGGAGTACTAGGTTTGGCTCTGCTCATGGCGGTGTCGGGCATTGTCATCTTTGTCATCCTAAAATCCAGGCGCACGTCCTCAAGTGACAGTGCTAATG tcCCAGCTGACAGAAGCACTTCAGACAGAAGCACTGAACTTGCTCCCCTTACTCAGAAATAA